The Blastopirellula sediminis sequence GATCTCGGGGCCGACCGAAACGAAGCAGCGAACCCAGAAATTGCTCACATAGATGTAAACCGGGGAAAGTTCGCCGGCGATCTGCTGCGGGGCGATCGCCACGCCGGTTTCTTCTTCAAATTCTCGCCGCGCAGCGTCGGCGGCGGTCTCTTGCGGTTCGATCATCCCGCCGGGGAGCGCGATCTGCCCGGAATGAACGTCGCCGACGTCGGCCCGGCGGACCAGGGGAAACGACCAGACGCCCTCGTGCGGAAACATATGGATGAGAACCGAGGCAAGTCGCGCGTCATGCCGCGGCGGCCCATTGTGGCGTGCGTAGACCAATTGCGGCGAATAGGGGCCGCTAATCGGCGTAGTGGGAAGCTGGGCGCCAAGTTGGGCGCAGATCTGGCTCGTCCACTCGGCGCTGGGAGCGTTATTGGACGCGAAAGATTTCATAGGGAGAGTCGGAGTTTTCGTCGACCGGATAAACTCGCGGAAAATCCCAGCCGGCAAAGTCGGGTCGCGAATGGGTGTCTACTACAACGTAGCCGAAATGGTAGTCGCGACTCAACAGCCGAATTTGATTGCTGGTGAGACGCTCGTAGCGCATCGTCCGCCAGCGGCGTTCTTTCCAGCCGAGCAAACTAAGCGCTTCCTGCGGAACGTCTTTATGCGTCACCACTTCGCTGCGCTGCGCGTCCCACTTGAACGAGCCTTGATTCAGCGGCGTCAGGAAGGTCGCGTCGGCGGGCGTGTTCTCGCGGATCCAACGGCACATTGCGAGCCACTCGGTATAGTCCGAGACCGACGCCATGTCGTCGGCCGGCGGAATCGGCGAAGCGAGTCGCGCTTGAATCCGAATGCCGAGGGCGATCGTCGTCGCGAGCAGCACGATCGCGATGGACGCGCGGCGAACGAGCGAGCGGCGTTCTTCTTCCGCCACGACAAACAGTCGCAGTCCGACGCTTAGAGCAAGTCCGAGCGGCACGGCGACGTCGCTCAGCCGGAACCAGTAGAAGCGGAGCAGCTTGGCCGCAAGGTCGAAGTTGCTGAGCCAATAGCAAAAGACTTGATCGATCGCCACGCCGCAGCCGGCGATCACCAGGCTGCCGATTGCAAAGGCGTTGACCAACTTCATGCGTGGATCGCGCCGCGTCGACCAGGCGAAGATCGCCCAGCCGGCCGTCACCGTCGCGAAGCAGAACTGCCGGAGCGGATCCATTCGGTGGACCACCAAGTGATGCGGCAAGCGATAGAAGACGTAGAGCTGATGCGCTTCGCTCTGCATGTCGGGCGGTACGCCTGCGGTGAGCAGCAAGGCCGGGACGAGTCCAAGGAGCGAAATCAATCCGCCCCCCATCAAACCGGTCAGCATCGAAAAGAAGGAGGTCGACTTACGGCCGACCAGCAGCCAGGCGATTCCCAATGCGACGACTGACCAGCCGCCGACGAGAATATGAAACGCACTGGCGATGCCGAGCGAAACCCACGCCGGGTTCCAGCGGTTTTGCAGCGCCAGTCCCAGCGCGAGCAGTACGAAGGGATAGGCGAACGTTTTTCCTTCGACGCCGCCGACCGCCCATTCGCCGGCCAAGTGGCCGTAGTGAACCGTCGCCAGCCAGATCACCGCCGTTGCGACGCTACACCAATGACGCGGAATCAGCAGGAAGCTGAGATACCGCCACGCCGCGGCCAAAGCGAGCCACGAGATCAACCGGCCGATCCACGCGACGACCGGCAGCGGCAGGAACAGCGTCAGCCAGCCGAGCGTCCAATAGAAGGTGTAATGGGCGCCCGGCGCCGAGAGGAAGAAGTCGTTGGGGAGCCACTGGGGATTCCAGTAGTGCTTCGCTTTGCACAGGTAGTGCGGCTCGTTGACTTCGGGGCCGAGGGTCGCAACGTAAAGGGCGAAGATCAGCGTGATCGCCAGCGTTTCCAACAGAAACCAACGCCAATCGCCGATTGCCGACGAAGCGGGAGGAGTTTCGGCTGGAGTCGCCTGGTTCATGGTGGGGCCAAGTGCGGCGGAACTGCGGAAACGCGGTTGGATACGAACCGTTATCGGTTCGGCTCGCGGCGCGTCTCAAGCTGGAAAAGCAGGGGAGGGGATAGGGTCTCAGGCTAATTGCCCGTTCGGAGCGTCGCAAACCGCAACATCGCCCGAATAGCGTTTTCCTTGCCACGAGTCGCGACGTTCCAGTTCGTCGGCGATCGCCTTCAGGGCGGACGGCTTGTCCAGGCACCAGGCGGGACCGACGAAGTAGTCAGGCGGAGCGTCGCCGATCGTTCGTTCGACCAGCATGTGCGGCGGCAGCAGTTCGAGGAAGTCGACCAACGTACTGGCGTACTCGTCTAGTTCCATCAAGCGAACTTCGCCGGCGGCGACCTGATCGGCGAGCGGCGTCTTTTTGACGCAGTAGAGGTTGTGAATCTTGACCGACTGGATCGGCGAATCGGCGATCACGCGAGCGGTCGCCATCATGTCTTCGTGCGACTCGCCGGGGAGACCGAGCATGACGTGCGCGCAGATCTCGAAGCCGAGCCCCTGACTGCGCTCGATGGCGTCGTAATAGGCGTCGACGTGATGCCCGCGGTTCATCCAGTCGAGCGAGCGATTGTGAATCGTTTGCAGGCCGTACTCGACCGACAGATAGGTCCGCTCGGCCATCTCGGCCAGTAAGTCCATCACCGGCGGCGGAACGCAGTCAGGACGCGTCCCGATCGCCATGCCGACTACTTTGTCGTGCGAGACCGCTTGCTCGTAGAGAGGACGTAAGCGTTCGACCGGAGCGTAGGTGTTGGTCGCCGGTTGGAAGTAGGCGATGAACCGCTCGACCTTGTAGCGCATCTTCAGGCGGCGGATGCCGTCATCGATCTGATCGGTAATCTTGCGGATCGGAACGCGGCGGCTCGGGCTGAAGCTACGATTGTCACAGAAGGTGCAACCTCCTTTGGCGACCGTACCGTCCACATTAGGGCAAGTAAATTTTGCGTCGACGCTGACTTTTTGGATTCGTTGCCCAAACTTCTTGCGTAGAAAGAAGTTATACGAATGGTAACGATGCCCGGCGAGACGCCAGTCAGGTACATTGGGGGGTAGAGTGTCGACCAACGGATTGTTGACTGCAAATGTTAAGTTGTTAGA is a genomic window containing:
- a CDS encoding NUDIX hydrolase, with protein sequence MKSFASNNAPSAEWTSQICAQLGAQLPTTPISGPYSPQLVYARHNGPPRHDARLASVLIHMFPHEGVWSFPLVRRADVGDVHSGQIALPGGMIEPQETAADAARREFEEETGVAIAPQQIAGELSPVYIYVSNFWVRCFVSVGPEITAWSPCDREVAELIFLPIADLWNEQIRSTIQVNRRGLQLAGPALEIGGSLLWGATYHILMNFVQALQSGQD
- a CDS encoding DUF6798 domain-containing protein, translated to MNQATPAETPPASSAIGDWRWFLLETLAITLIFALYVATLGPEVNEPHYLCKAKHYWNPQWLPNDFFLSAPGAHYTFYWTLGWLTLFLPLPVVAWIGRLISWLALAAAWRYLSFLLIPRHWCSVATAVIWLATVHYGHLAGEWAVGGVEGKTFAYPFVLLALGLALQNRWNPAWVSLGIASAFHILVGGWSVVALGIAWLLVGRKSTSFFSMLTGLMGGGLISLLGLVPALLLTAGVPPDMQSEAHQLYVFYRLPHHLVVHRMDPLRQFCFATVTAGWAIFAWSTRRDPRMKLVNAFAIGSLVIAGCGVAIDQVFCYWLSNFDLAAKLLRFYWFRLSDVAVPLGLALSVGLRLFVVAEEERRSLVRRASIAIVLLATTIALGIRIQARLASPIPPADDMASVSDYTEWLAMCRWIRENTPADATFLTPLNQGSFKWDAQRSEVVTHKDVPQEALSLLGWKERRWRTMRYERLTSNQIRLLSRDYHFGYVVVDTHSRPDFAGWDFPRVYPVDENSDSPYEIFRVQ
- a CDS encoding TIGR01212 family radical SAM protein (This family includes YhcC from E. coli K-12, an uncharacterized radical SAM protein.) — encoded protein: MIIGLTDHSNNLTFAVNNPLVDTLPPNVPDWRLAGHRYHSYNFFLRKKFGQRIQKVSVDAKFTCPNVDGTVAKGGCTFCDNRSFSPSRRVPIRKITDQIDDGIRRLKMRYKVERFIAYFQPATNTYAPVERLRPLYEQAVSHDKVVGMAIGTRPDCVPPPVMDLLAEMAERTYLSVEYGLQTIHNRSLDWMNRGHHVDAYYDAIERSQGLGFEICAHVMLGLPGESHEDMMATARVIADSPIQSVKIHNLYCVKKTPLADQVAAGEVRLMELDEYASTLVDFLELLPPHMLVERTIGDAPPDYFVGPAWCLDKPSALKAIADELERRDSWQGKRYSGDVAVCDAPNGQLA